The Lycium barbarum isolate Lr01 chromosome 10, ASM1917538v2, whole genome shotgun sequence genome includes a region encoding these proteins:
- the LOC132613848 gene encoding large ribosomal subunit protein uL29-like, giving the protein MARIKVHELRNKTKTELLAQLKDLKAELSLLRVAKVTGGASNKLSKIKVVRLSIAQVLTVISQKQKSALREAYKNKKYLPLDLRPKKTRAIRRRLTKHQASLKTEREKKKEMYFPLRKYAIKV; this is encoded by the exons ATGG CAAGAATAAAAGTACATGAGCTGAGAAACAAGACTAAAACAGAGCTTTTAGCTCAGTTGAAGGATCTGAAAGCCGAACTTTCCCTTCTTCGTGTTGCTAAGGTCACTGGTGGTGCTTCTAACAAGCTCTCCAAAAT TAAGGTGGTGAGGTTGTCAATTGCACAGGTTTTGACAGTGATCTCACAGAAGCAAAAGTCAGCTCTTAGGGAAGCTTACAAGAACAAGAAGTACTTGCCTCTTGACCTTCGCCCCAAGAAAACCAGGGCAATCCGCAGACGTTTGACTAAGCACCAG GCATCCTTGAAGACAGAgagagagaagaagaaggagatgtACTTCCCTTTGAGAAAATATGCTATCAAAGTGTAG